The window CCATGAATTTTTGTGATACGAAATGCATCGTCGCAATGTCGATAGCAAATTCTATCATGCACAATGAATGAGTATAACAAGGGGATGCACGTCGATATATTCAAAAGTTTGGTGGCGCGTCAGTACAAAACTTAAATGGCATATGGTGTCATTACATTAAATCGTTTTGACGTAGAGCTAACGTCTATATTTGAAAATTTAAACGGTAATGCCGTAAGCGGAGCCCCAAGTTAAAGCGTATACGCAACGGGTAGACCGGGTCTATCATTAAATGAATAGAATAAATGACGAACGGCTACAATTTTCGATTTCAAAAATTGAACGCTCCGAGCGCGTGTTGCTAACGCTCTCACGGAGTTTGCTCCTTGTGTTTTGGGATTGACGGCGTCACCGACCGTTGGCACAATCTGTACACAATTAACAGTCCCTCGCAAGACAATGACAATGTGTAATTACTAGATACAAATATATTATTTTTGTGGTGAAGTACATAGAAAATATCGCCATATTTGAAAATGCAGCATGTTATAAACCACAATGGTTACTCATATTTTCTCGGTGGGTTAACTAGGGCAATATATAATGTACCCATAAGCCATAACACAAAAAATGATGAGGTAATTTAGGCACCTATCATGATCATGAAGGGGGGCCAAAGCACCTTTTTTTCAGccgaaaatagagctataaacccaGGGATAGACACACGGCCGTAAAGCACAATCCCATGGTTTATTTAGAGCTATATATAGTAGTGATCATCATGACACAGACAATGATGAGATTCAATTCTGAAAACATGGAGAAACTCATCATCAAATCAAAGATATGAAAAGCAAAGAAAGGCGTAAAAGGGCGTCTCCCTAATAATCAGACGCACTCGGTAAGCAGTTCGTCCACGGACAGTTATTTGGTGCCAATCGGCCAAGAATACCACGAGCAAAAGTCGACGACAATCCCACCGGGGGGCGCGCGGGCAAGCAAACAAACGGCCGTCTCCGTCTCCACGTTTCGCCGTCAGCGCCATTGCCTCGGCCGGGAGCGCCCTCTGGCTTAAACGGCACCTTCGCCCCCGCCCGCGGCTTAtaatactcctcctcctcctcgtcgtctccatTCAGTCCCTTCCTGCTTCTCTCTCTCAGGCCACCGCCACCCGCTGTCCTCTCTCCCGTAGTTGGTTCGTTCACACTCGCCCCGCTCCTCCGTGTCCATCTCCTCCCTCTCGGCGACATGGCGAAGGTCGCTGCCATGGCTATGGAGAAGGTGGACGCCAAGGACCGGGAGAAGATCGAGGCCGTCCGCAAGGTGATGCGCAAGCAGGCGCCGCTCTCCCCCAAGCAGGTACGCACCGCCCGTGCCCACCTCCATCTCTCCGCGGCCATGCCTCCTTCTTGGGATCGTTTCTTGACGCCGGCCGGTCTGCGCGCAGGCGGAGTACTGCAACGACGCGTGCGTGGAGCGGTTCCTCCGGGCCAAGGGCGACAACGTGAAGAAGGCGGCCAAGACCCTGCGCGCCGTCCTCTCCTGGAGGGAGACCATCGGAGCAGGTGCGTTCCGCTTCCCTTCCACACTCTATCTCCCGCTTGTTTCCGGCAGCGAATGTGATTCTCCGGCCTGCTATTTTTGAAATCCGTTGCACATGCAGAAAAGGGGCGGTTCATTAATACTCCTACTACATACGGCGCTCTGATgtgctctgtttttgttgtgttctcGTACCTACGGCACAGTGTATTCTAGTCAGGTTACTGGTAGAAGTGCGTATCGAATTTATTGTGCCGGGCTCTTTGCTTTGCTTGGCATCCCGTGTTCCCGTGTATGTACAGTACGTGCAAGCGAGGACAGTTTCAACAGTGCCCCCTTGTTGTTGCTACTATGTTTTTGACTGTTTTGTGTTGCTGTTGACGGCGAGCAGATCACATCATGGCCGACGAGTTCTCCGGCGAGCTGTCCGACGGCATGGCCTACGTCGCCGGGCACGACGACGAGAACCGCCCCGTCCTGGTACGCTCACTGCAGTTGGGTGTAAATGTTTGGAGCGACACTGGCTTGGCTCTAACCGTGaggctttttgttttgttttcttggcAGATGTTCAAAATCAAGCAGGATGACTACCCCAAGTACCAGCCCCAGAAATCGTTCGTGCGGTTCCTGGTGTTCACGCTGGAGGTGGCGGTGGCGTCCATGAACCGCTTCGTGGACGAGTTCGTGCTCCTCTTCGACGCAAGTAAGCAATCTCCGTCTCCGTTGGGTCGATCGGAAGGGAAAGGGAAGCAGAGGCAGATAGCGCGCAGTAGTGGTCGCATCGCAATCGCATCCATTTTGACAATGCCCTGCGACGGACTGCAAGCGCAGCGCGCACTGACTTAGACGACTGGCACCAGTCGTCAGTACGCTCTGATAGGCGCACATGAATCCCTGGCAGCTCCCAACAACGACAGACACCTTCccatggacggacggacggacggacggacgcacGAACTGCACTGCGCCCGTATCGTGCTGCGACCCTGCTCGCATTGTCTCCCACGCACCTTCTTTTTAGGTTTTTCACTCGTTTGTCTTCCGTATGCATGCTACGTGGGTCAAGCGCGGGCGGGCGGGCGGCCGGTCCCCGGGCTTGACTCGGGCGGTACCGTTCGCTTTACCGGCCATGATGCCACGCTGCGTGCACAGTTATCGCTGCAGTCCGGCCGGCTTCCCGCCGGTGCGGTTTGAATCCTGGCGAGAATGATTGGGTTCCACGCCCGCTTTGCCCGGCTGCGTGGAAAGCGAAGTAGACTACTACTGTGTGTGCATGGTGGTATGGGGAGCTGGTCGTTGACGGGACGAATCGGGTTTTCGTGATGCTCGCAGGCTTTTTCCGGTCGGCGTCGGCTTTCCTCAACCTGCTGATGGGCACGCTCAAGATCGTCGCCGACTACTACCCCGGCCGCCTCCACCGCGCCTTCGTCATCGACCCGCCCTCCCTCTTCTCCGTCATGTGGAAGGTAACTAACCGCTCGTGATCATGGTGCAACTTCTTGTGCGTGTCAATGGCAAGTGGAATTTATATGAAAGAAACGTGTGCTTTGCTTTGTGACAGGGGGTGCGGCCGTTCGTGGACCTGGCGCCGGCGACGGCGGTGGTGAGCTCGCTGGACTTCGAGGACTCGCTGGAGGATGCGTCCTTCACGGCCTACCCGCGGACGGCGTCGCTGCGCTTCGAGCCGTCCGTGGCGGCCGCCGTGCTGACGGCGGGGGGGAAAGGGGGAGCCGCCGTGGgctccgcctcctcgcgcttcgCCTTCAGCGTGTCGGACAACGCGCTCAAGCCGTGGTACCTCTCCACCACGCCGGCGCCGGGCCCGCGCTCCGTTGTGCCGGCCTCCTCCAGCCCCTCCCTCGTCGGCGCGTCCCCGCTCTCCGCGCGCTCCTTCTCCTTCGCCTCGCCCGCCGCGCGCTCCACGCCCACAcccctccagcagcagcagcagccgcgcgCCACCCGCGCGCCGCCGACGCCGTCCGCGGCCAAGGGAGGGCAGAAGGCGCCCTCCCCtctgccgccgacgccgccgccgcagcagcagcagTTCCCGCGGACGCCGAGGCCGTCGTTCCTGCAGTCGCCGTTCACGTTCCGCAAGGACGGGCAGGCGAGCCGGGTGGAGCGGGAGCGCGAGTCCTTCCTGCCCTTCCTGCGCTTCTACCGCCGGCCCTACGACGAGATCACCTACCGCGCCATGATGCGGCGGCCGCTGGGCGGGCTCATTGCCATCGTCGCCGAGGACTTCAGGCCGATGCCCGCCCAGCCGCCGCTGCGCCGGCACGCCGGAGCGCTCcatcaccagcaccaccaccatcagcaccagcaccagcaccagagGATCTGAGCGTCTTCGATCTCCATACAGCTTACAACATAATCCAATGCTACATCATCTCGCTAAGTCATTAATCTTTTGGCAACATTTTCCCCCGGGTACTTAGTATTTACTCCTACCGACCGCCTATGatatgatatcataccttctgaatcCAGCCATTGTAAGATAACAGCCCTGAAATTGTGAGTAAAATCGACCCCTTTCTTTCTGCTCCCACGGCTTGTTTCTTCCTCCTTGTGATGTGATAGAGTTGCTAGTAAATATTTATCAACTTTCACTCTTACGTTCTTGGGTAACAAACTTTTCACCAACTTTCTACTCTTACGTTCGCGGTGGACCTGTACGTTGGTCAAATGGCGCCATGAGCCAACACATTTGGAGGAAGAAATTAGAAAGTACTCCCtcggtaaactaatataagagtgtttagaatactaaagtagtgagctaaacactcttatattagtttacagagggaataATGAACTTAGTGAGGCTGTGATGGCATGGCACCATGGCCGTTGAAGATTTTGAAACGGCGAGAGGAAAGCAACACGGAGAGTGAGGACGGGTTCTTCCTTTTCCGTCTTTTGCAGCGACGCTGTCGGCCACCTCGGTAAGCTTCACCAGTAAGCACAACACAAGTATGATGATtacatggagcctgcctgcctacaCGTTTGTTATACATACGTACGTACGCGTCCGAGTTCCAATACCTTTCGATTTGTTTTCTCCTGCTGCATGCGTAAGTTGGTTCTACTTTGAGGAGACGAGCAGCGTACCACGCAGGGTTGACGACGAGCGCTTTAAGCCCTTTTCCCCCCGCAAGAGCTTACAAAAAGCATTAAAGCAAAGCAGGCCGGCCATGGAGCCGAACGACGGAGCGCATCATTCTACTGAATTTTGAAGTTTCAAACTTTACAAACTTTAAACTGGCGGTGGTATAAGCATTGGACGCGGTAGCCGGCGTGAGGAGCAGCCCTCTCTTTTCCTCGAGCTCTGGTAAAGCCAGGAGGAACAGTGGGCATGCATCGCATGAATACTACGATCTTCTTTTGCGGCCGGGTTTTTTGCTTTCGTTGATCCATATGCCATATGCAGGATCTGTCCCGGTTCGCGTGGACCTAGCTACATCGCTAGCTATGGAGTGTAGCTTGCATTGCTGCAAGCTTTGTTTTTCTCTGATCGAGAAGGATCGATCGCCGCTCCGTTTGCGGTCGTGTTAACTCCAGATTGATTAGCGCGAGATTAGCCCCTCCTTTTCAGGGTTACATGAATCGCACCTCGCTTTTTCTGCGGCTCTTGTCTGCTGGATTCTTTTACCACTAGTGTATTATACGCTTGCTATGTAATGGTGGGTGCTGGATTCGTGGCAACCTCATACTAAAACTTGCTGAATAATCGAACCTAGTATAAGTTTCAGACATTTGGAATATCCATGCAAGCAGAAGACAGGTTGTTTTTAAATGAACTGTGTAGCCACACATGGTTTCTGTTAATAGAAACCAGAGAGGAGAAATCTCTTCATAAAAAAAGATACTCCCtcggtaaactaatataagagcatttagatcactagagATAGAAGACAAGCAACACACGTACAAGTGGAATTTGGTAAATAGATTTGTTGTGTTGTGACTTGTGAGCTGCTGGAAAATCATAAATTATGTTCAATTTGCTATTACGGAAGTAACTAAACAAAACCAGTAGGCGAAGGACCCCTATGACTTTTAAGTTAAGAGGAGAATGTGAGACACAACGCTGAAACTTAGGTTTGGACCCGTGTCAACTAGGAGACACCACTGCCCTCTGGCAACTAGGCTAGGGGTCAAGCTCCCGTGCCCacctccccccacccccacccccaccccccacacacatGCAGGCTGCCTGGGGGTGAAACCCTAGCCGCCGACCTCAANNNNNNNNNNNNNNNNNNNNNNNNNNNNNNNNNNNNNNNNNNNNNNNNNNNNNNNNNNNNNNNNNNNNNNNNNNNNNNNNNNNNNNNNNNNNNNNNNNNNNNNNNNNNNNNGTTCCCTCTCAGAAGAAGCCAAGCAACACTGGTAGGGTAGGTGATGAGTTTGGTGCCATGTGTTGGGGCTCACGCCATGGCACATAATCGCGGGGCCTATGCGGTGACGTGGGAGGTGTGGCGTTAGCGCTGAGGGGCACGAAGACTGGGCTAACGGCGAGTGCTAGCCATGAGCGTGATTTCATTGTGTGAAGAGAGGTCGTATCAGGTTCATACTGCCCTAGGATCTGACTATGATTTTCGCTGCATTCAGAAGTGTGACTGCTGTTTATTTATGACAAATCAGTGCGGATCATATTGGCTAAGACAACTTAGGAGTATAGTATTCATTACTTTAACTTCTGTTGTGTGTATTCTTGGATGTAATAGTTGTTGTTTTTTATAATTTGTAGATTATTTTTTGTTCGGCTAAGTATTACAGTATTGGGACCATGTCGGACTAGGATTAGATTATGGTTTCAGTTGCATCTGACTTTGTTTTATTGATGAATACACTAGATTCGTATGTAAATCATTGATAGAGGGTAGAAAGTACATGGTGCATCTCCCAACCATGTATACAAGCTGGCGTCGCTGAGAGTGCAAGTTGAGCAGAAGACAAAGGGTTGCTCGGCAAAATCAGGTTATACGGTGAGAATTGTATCGAGCCCTTTGGCACCAGCACAAGCCTATAGACGCGCTTCCTCTTGGATGTCATGGATGAGACCGACCAATGAAGGGTACGCACCGTCTAAGGCAGCCACGTTGTGGTGCTTCCAAGTCGACCAAGCTGTGAGGATGATCGGTGTGCTCAGACCTTTTCAGAGGCAAGAGGGGGATGCCGTCGTAGCACCGAACCACCAGCCGAAGAAATTGGCCACACCATCATGCGGGTGGTGGTGAGGCAGCTCCATAACAGAATTGGGTGCCACGTGATAAGGGAGAAGATACACCCAACGAGGAGGTGATGCAGGCTCTCAGCCTCTTGGGAGCAGATGACATAGAGAGGATCATGTGGAAGCATTTGACTTGTGTCTGGTTTGTTGTTAGGATGGCCCTGTTTGTCGATGATAGTAGTTAAGACCACTTAAGGACCTCTTTGGTTCGATCAATTCTGAACACGGAGTAATAGAAAAATGCATGATTGGAATGAAATGCCGGAATTAATCCTAGAAGGAATAATAACGCATGAATCTACACTAGAAGTTGTGCGGTTGTGATGCAAAAAAAAGTGTGAACTTTCTAGAAATAGGTACATGGCATAGTTGTCTTGAAAACAAGAGGGGATTTGCATGAGTTTAGACTGAATGGAAATTTTTCATTTGAAATTGAATGCAAAATAGACCATACAAATAATTCCTATGGTTTATAGTTTTACAACCCAAAGAAACTATATACGATTCCTATGGATTGAATTCTCCAAAATTCTTATGGATTTCCTTTGAACCAAAGAAGTCCTAAGCGTACATATATGCATTTCATTTTACTTACGTTTTGTGTATTCTTGAATGTATTAATAATTTCACACACAAAAGTATATGTGTATTCTTCAATGTAATAATGTGAGCTGCAATATCTCCTTGGAGCCATGGACCAATGCCATAGCCCACCTTTACATACTAGGAGCTCGCTCATCCAGTGCACTCTGCCGTTGAATATTCACTTTGGATACCATACATTGATGACTTCCAAAGGTTctcaaaagaacaaaaaaaaaaaagaatctgTATACACTATGATTGCAAAGACGAATTCTAAATGAGTTTTTTGTTAGCCCTCCTTCCAAATCATGTTTCTTTCCACCGCATTAGAAGAAGACTTACAGTTTTCTACTGGCTAGTCcctttgtttctaaatataagtcctttttagacatttcaatatgaactacatacaaacgtatatagatatattttagagtgtatattcacttaTCTTGCTTCGTATGGAGTccatattagaatctctaaaaatatatttaaaaacagagggagtacaagacatgcatgtactcccttcgttcctaaatacttgtctttctaggcatttcaacaagtgactacatacggagcaaaatgagtgaatctacactctaaaatatgtctacatatatccgtatgtagtagtcatttgaaatgtctagaaagacaagtatttaggaacggagggagtagatagtaGCAAAAGATGTACAGAATACACAATCTTGGACACTATATAGCATATCTACTACGGGAGTACATCAAAATGCGTGACGATCGCGAATATGTAGTATTATCTAGATTTCTAACGATACCAAACCCTTTCTTTGTTTCAGGCCTTTTAAGGCCCCTGGTCAGCAGAGGACCATCTACAATCTTTTCTCTAATCTTTTTGAGATGAAACTGTTTGCAGCCTTGTACTACTACATGAGATTGCTTCCTGCAATAAACTATTATTTCTGACAATTTCCCCAGACTTTCTGTGGGGCAAAAAGCCCTGCATCGGCAAAGTTCTTTTGAGGCGTGGTACGTATAGATGGACAGGTGCGTGCGTTTTGGACCGCCCTGGGCTCAGACCGTGCATCTGCATGCGCATGCCTGTCTGTGTGTATTTTCAGTCCGCGTACTGAAAGCATACCGATGCATGCAGAGCATACGGATGCATGGTCCATGTGCATGTACCGATCGATgtactattactccctccgttacaaattactcgtcgtggtttcagTTGAACTAAAATCACGACGAGTTCGTCGACTAAAACcacaacgagtaatttggaacggagggagtagctgaaaCGGGTGAAGTCACGGACCAACAGAGACGACGTTACTGGGGTACACCACTGTATGGATGGATCATAGTACAGGGGTGCAACGGGACAGCGGAGGAACGGTCGGCCTGCCCCCGCCCGGCGCATCGGAGGGCTCACGGTGCCAACGGCGGTGTCGCCACGGCAAAGCcagcgcacgcacgcacgcacgcacacggcAGGCACGGCGCGGAGCCGCGGCGGGGGACGACCGGACGAGGGCGACACGCCAGAGGAATACGGAACCCCAGGCACGCGcgtacgtgcgtgcgtgcgtgcgtgcgaatCCCTGCCCACGAATGCTGCCGCCCCGCCCGCGACGCGATCGCCCGCCGTCCCTCCCACGGCGGCGACCGCGCGCACGGGCAGCCGTTTTTCCAGGCAGCTCGGACGCGGCCACGTACTGCGCGCCCGCGCCCCGGCCGGCTTTCTTTACTCCTCTCGAGCCGGCACCGACCAGCGCAGTTAAGGTTTGGCCACGGCCCGGCCCCGGGGTCGCGCcagtttctttctttttctcttctcCCGCTCAGGTCCACGATCAAGGCCAGCCGCTTCTCCGTGGCGCCACCGGCCTCGGCCGGCGCGCGCTGTCCGTAGCCACCGTCGCCGGCATCGCGCTGCCGCCGCCAAGGGGAAGCTCCAGGCCCTCGCGCGCGCCACACGCCGCGAACGCCGGCGGCGCATCGTTGTTTGGGCGCGTACGTACGTGCGCGCGGCCGCCCTTGGCGCGTTCCGCCGCGTCGGGTTCCCGTCGAGGCATTTCTCTTGCGCGGGTCTGACCTTGGTATCGGCAATGCAGTGTCACCGAAGCCTTGAAGGCGATCACTAAAAAAATACGGAGCTT is drawn from Triticum dicoccoides isolate Atlit2015 ecotype Zavitan chromosome 4A, WEW_v2.0, whole genome shotgun sequence and contains these coding sequences:
- the LOC119284954 gene encoding SEC14 cytosolic factor-like; the encoded protein is MAKVAAMAMEKVDAKDREKIEAVRKVMRKQAPLSPKQAEYCNDACVERFLRAKGDNVKKAAKTLRAVLSWRETIGADHIMADEFSGELSDGMAYVAGHDDENRPVLMFKIKQDDYPKYQPQKSFVRFLVFTLEVAVASMNRFVDEFVLLFDASFFRSASAFLNLLMGTLKIVADYYPGRLHRAFVIDPPSLFSVMWKGVRPFVDLAPATAVVSSLDFEDSLEDASFTAYPRTASLRFEPSVAAAVLTAGGKGGAAVGSASSRFAFSVSDNALKPWYLSTTPAPGPRSVVPASSSPSLVGASPLSARSFSFASPAARSTPTPLQQQQQPRATRAPPTPSAAKGGQKAPSPLPPTPPPQQQQFPRTPRPSFLQSPFTFRKDGQASRVERERESFLPFLRFYRRPYDEITYRAMMRRPLGGLIAIVAEDFRPMPAQPPLRRHAGALHHQHHHHQHQHQHQRI